A genomic stretch from Aedes albopictus strain Foshan chromosome 2, AalbF5, whole genome shotgun sequence includes:
- the LOC115265150 gene encoding uncharacterized protein LOC115265150 translates to MAPKDDKILTDKLVQRQSLTAIRDAVEKFVRDFEAVRDRCQVQVRIETLDRVNVAFSDVQDTIERLDPENLEAHLTERVDFEHRYCAAKGYLLSKRPTDAAPAQLNSSFVAQPAPFHLRLPQIDLPRFNGDFSRWLSFRDTFSSMVHSNADIPTVAKLQYLLQSLEGEAKKPFESVEIEADNYACTWDALLKRYDNRRCLKRQLFRALYDLPTVKQESAKRLHSLVDDFQRHVRALAKLNEPVEHWDTPLVNIMSYKLDQSTLRAWEEKTSTQDDVKYDELVEFLYQRVRVLNSVGYEHHQQPASPSKVAGTTPKSAKIKFAASAAASSNTTPTCPLSCPDNHVLRNCPIFLGKDVRLRRELVTQKRLCWNCLGSGHQSKKCSSKFTCRTCREKHHSLLHDPALSKSPSSSVSSSTSTQQPSPSTSVESQSSAPPQVSMAAQTACNTVLLETVVLNVIDDHGNEHQARALLDSASMSNFISKPLAKLLFNPRSKVDISIAGIGLSTQNVKSAITATIQSRTQEFSTKLEFLILKNPSAQLPTIPINISSWNIPKVALADPQFHVPGRIDLVIGSEAFWELHSGRKIPLGDGLPWLTETPFGWAVAGTASSQYNCIPRICNLSTKDDPLEATLQRFWEIEDISDGPARSVEENRCEEHYAATTTRDPSGRYIVSLPRTGNPMVVLGSSKEIADRRLLSVERRLERDPATKDAYHRFMDEYLQLGHMKKLEEPVDDSQPHCYIPHHAVFKESSTTTKVRVVFDASCKTSSGYSLNDTLLVGPVVQEDLYSIILRFRIRRIAIVADVEKMYRQMLHFPEDRRFLRIRFRESPSDPISTYELQTVTYGTASAPYLATRTLQQIAHDNGHLYPAAVDPVIHDCYVDDLLSEADDVESAIQVREQVTSMLNTAGFPIKKWASNVPEVLVGVPTEDLALQPLHDLQDEQAVSTLGLVWEPRTDTLRFKVQLPPPAAVLTKRKVMSYIAQIFDPLGLVGPTIVVAKLFMQRLWALKHNGETCEWDSPLPIKLQQEWKEFHSTLHMLGEVRVPRFASLSNVINLQLHFFSDASKGAYGSCCYVRAETRDGVSVQLLTAKSKVAPLSSRHSIARLELCAARLSTQLFQKVLAALKIPAPAYFWTDSTTVLHWLRSPPSRWKAFVANRVSQIQHAVAVSRWKHVPGINNPADDISRGLNPIDILQCKRWWNGPDWLTLSPANWPNLLPVDEDAEASTEEMRKVPVVSMGVVQSDFHDELFARFSSFSKLRRVIAFCLRYLRSLQERAMLRRTDPEKYNQLTLNDGEVAPLTSGELQTAEVHLCRLAQRQSFAEELSDLASGERVTKSSALKWLKPFVDQNGLIRVGGRLRNAALSDFVKHPIVLSAKHALSTLLASFFHLKLLHAGPQLLLATLRQKYWILGGRNLTKSVFHHCHTCFRSKPTLVQQSTADLPASRVSPTRPFSVCGVDYCGPFFIKPTVRNRAPTKAYVAVFVCFATRAVHIELVSDLTTAAFLAALRRVVARRGRIAELHSDNATTFKGASHALNRIYQMLKVDNADRDRIFNWCSENEIRWKFIPPRAPHFGGLWEAAVKSAKKHLLKTVGNSSIAYEPMVTLLAQVEMCLNSRPLTPMPSEPSDLEVLTPGHFFVGSNLQAVPEVDFRGIPDNRLESYELVQKHLQNIWARWYPEYLQQLQSRATKGCNPPVVVEVDRIVVIKEDNVPPASWPLGRIIKLHPGKDGVVRVVTLRTAPGKDIVRAVAKIALLPSPDPSL, encoded by the coding sequence ATGGCTCCGAAGGACGACAAAATCCTTACGGACAAATTGGTCCAGCGGCAGTCGTTAACCGCCATTCGAGACGCTGTTGAGAAGTTCGTCAGAGACTTCGAAGCAGTGCGGGACAGGTGTCAAGTGCAAGTTAGAATCGAAACCCTAGACCGAGTGAATGTTGCCTTTTCGGATGTGCAAGATACCATCGAGCGGCTGGATCCGGAGAATCTGGAGGCACATCTGACGGAAAGAGTGGATTTCGAGCATCGATATTGCGCAGCGAAGGGGTATTTGCTGTCTAAACGCCCCACCGATGCTGCCCCAGCACAGCTGAACTCGTCCTTCGTCGCACAACCAGCCCCCTTCCACCTCCGCTTACCGCAGATCGACCTACCACGTTTCAATGGCGATTTTTCACGTTGGTTGTCGTTTCGGGACACATTCTCGTCCATGGTCCACTCCAATGCGGACATACCAACAGTCGCCAAACTGCAATATCTGTTGCAGTCACTCGAAGGGGAAGCGAAGAAACCCTTCGAATCCGTCGAAATCGAAGCCGACAATTACGCTTGCACTTGGGACGCTTTGCTCAAGAGATACGACAACCGTCGGTGTCTCAAGCGTCAACTGTTCCGGGCACTCTACGACTTGCCAACGGTGAAGCAGGAATCTGCTAAACGCCTCCACAGCCTGGTCGACGATTTCCAGCGCCATGTACGGGCCCTGGCCAAACTCAACGAACCCGTGGAGCATTGGGATACGCCGTTGGTGAATATTATGTCGTACAAGCTGGACCAATCCACTTTGCGAGCCTGGGAGGAGAAGACAAGTACGCAGGATGatgtcaaatacgacgagctggtGGAGTTCCTCTACCAACGTGTGCGAGTGCTGAATTCCGTCGGCTACGAGCATCATCAGCAGCCGGCGTCGCCGTCAAAGGTGGCCGGGACCACCCCGAAGTCCGCCAAAATCAAGTTCGCAGCCAGCGCCGCTGCATCCTCCAATACAACACCAACATGTCCCCTGTCGTGTCCCGACAATCACGTTCTACGCAACTGTCCCATCTTCCTTGGGAAGGATGTACGCCTTCGCCGAGAGCTCGTAACGCAGAAGCGGTTGTGCTGGAATTGTTTGGGCAGCGGGCATCAATCAAAGAAGTGTTCGTCGAAGTTCACTTGTCGCACTTGTCGTGAGAAACATCACTCGTTACTGCACGATCCTGCTCTATCGAAGTCGCCGAGTTCCTCCGTGTCATCATCAACTTCTACTCAGCAACCGTCTCCATCCACAAGTGTAGAATCCCAGAGCTCCGCTCCTCCTCAAGTCAGCATGGCAGCCCAAACTGCATGCAACACGGTTTTGTTGGAAACGGTTGTCCTCAACGTGATCGATGACCACGGCAATGAGCACCAGGCGAGGGCCTTGTTGGACTCGGCCTCCATGTCCAACTTCATTTCGAAGCCATTAGCGAAGCTACTCTTCAACCCCCGGTCGAAGGTGGACATATCCATAGCAGGTATCGGTCTCTCCACGCAGAACGTGAAAAGTGCAATAACCGCCACAATCCAATCGAGAACACAGGAGTTTTCGACGAAGTTGGAGTTTCTCATCCTCAAGAATCCTTCGGCACAGCTGCCGACCATTCCGATCAACATTTCGTCGTGGAATATCCCGAAGGTTGCCCTAGCGGACCCCCAATTCCACGTCCCAGGAAGGATAGATCTTGTCATCGGAAGTGAAGCCTTCTGGGAGCTCCATAGTGGTCGGAAGATTCCGTTAGGAGACGGACTTCCATGGCTGACTGAAACGCCATTCGGATGGGCCGTCGCTGGGACCGCATCAAGCCAATACAACTGTATCCCTCGGATCTGTAACCTTTCTACGAAAGATGATCCCCTAGAAGCCACCCTCCAACGGTTCTGGGAAATCGAGGACATTTCCGACGGTCCTGCGCGGTCGGTGGAAGAGAACCGGTGTGAAGAGCACTACGCAGCAACTACAACTCGTGATCCATCAGGGAGGTATATCGTCAGTCTTCCTCGAACCGGCAATCCAATGGTTGTCCTAGGAAGCTCCAAGGAAATCGCAGATCGCCGTCTTCTGAGTGTCGAGCGGCGTCTCGAACGTGATCCTGCTACCAAGGACGCGTACCACCGCTTCATGGACGAATACCTCCAGCTTGGACACATGAAGAAGCTCGAAGAACCGGTAGATGATAGTCAACCCCATTGCTACATCCCACACCATGCCGTCTTCAAAGAGTCTAGCACAACAACGAAGGTCAGAGTCGTTTTTGACGCTTCGTGCAAGACGTCGTCCGGATATTCGCTGAACGACACGCTTTTGGTCGGTCCAGTCGTACAGGAAGACCTGTACTCAATTATTctgcgtttccgcattcgccgCATTGCTATCGTCGCCGACGTAGAGAAAATGTATCGGCAGATGCTGCACTTCCCCGAGGATCGCAGATTTCTACGAATCCGCTTCCGTGAGAGCCCCAGCGATCCAATATCCACCTACGAATTGCAGACAGTGACCTACGGTACTGCATCTGCCCCGTATCTCGCCACGAGAACTCTGCAGCAGATAGCTCACGATAATGGACATCTGTATCCAGCTGCTGTAGACCCAGTTATTCACGACTGCTACGTCGATGACCTGCTGTCTGAAGCTGACGATGTGGAATCAGCCATTCAAGTGCGGGAACAAGTGACGTCTATGCTCAACACTGCTGGCTTCCCAATCAAGAAGTGGGCGTCGAACGTTCCGGAAGTTCTCGTCGGTGTTCCAACGGAAGACCTGGCCCTACAACCACTGCACGATCTCCAGGACGAGCAGGCCGTTTCCACTCTGGGTCTTGTGTGGGAACCGAGAACCGACACATTACGGTTCAAGGTCCAACTGCCACCACCGGCTGCGGTACTAACAAAGCGGAAAGTGATGTCATACATCGCCCAAATCTTCGACCCACTTGGTCTCGTGGGTCCTACCATCGTAGTTGCGAAACTCTTCATGCAGCGTTTGTGGGCGCTGAAACACAACGGAGAAACTTGCGAATGGGATTCGCCGCTTCCGATCAAGCTTCAACAGGAATGGAAAGAATTCCACTCCACGCTACACATGCTAGGCGAGGTTCGAGTTCCACGATTCGCATCTCTTTCGAATGTCATCAACCTCCAGCTCCATTTCTTCTCCGACGCCTCCAAGGGAGCGTATGGCTCCTGCTGCTACGTACGAGCTGAAACAAGAGATGGTGTGTCAGTGCAGCTGCTAACTGCGAAGTCAAAGGTAGCTCCACTATCTAGCCGTCATTCCATCGCCCGGCTGGAACTATGTGCAGCGCGACTGTCGACGCAGCTGTTCCAGAAAGTGTTGGCCGCCCTGAAGATACCAGCTCCAGCCTACTTCTGGACGGACTCCACCACGGTTCTCCACTGGTTACGGTCACCACCTAGCCGTTGGAAGGCATTCGTAGCCAATCGAGTGTCACAAATCCAGCATGCAGTCGCCGTGAGTCGCTGGAAACATGTTCCTGGCATCAACAACCCAGCAGACGATATCTCACGGGGATTGAATCCAATCGACATTCTACAGTGCAAGCGTTGGTGGAACGGTCCTGACTGGTTGACACTCTCTCCGGCGAACTGGCCGAATCTCCTTCCGGTCGATGAAGACGCCGAAGCTTCTACCGAAGAGATGCGGAAGGTCCCGGTAGTTTCGATGGGCGTCGTACAAAGCGATTTCCACGACGAGCTGTTCGCCCGTTTCTCCAGCTTCTCTAAGCTTCGTCGTGTCATTGCGTTCTGTTTGCGATATCTTCGATCTTTGCAAGAACGCGCCATGTTACGCCGCACCGATCCGGAAAAGTACAATCAGCTCACCCTCAACGATGGGGAAGTCGCTCCTCTTACCTCCGGAGAACTACAAACCGCGGAGGTGCACCTCTGTCGTCTCGCACAACGTCAGTCGTTCGCTGAAGAACTTTCGGATCTGGCCAGCGGGGAAAGAGTCACCAAATCGTCAGCGTTGAAATGGCTGAAACCGTTCGTCGATCAGAACGGCCTTATTCGTGTCGGTGGCCGGCTGCGCAACGCCGCCCTCTCCGACTTCGTGAAGCACCCCATCGTGCTTTCTGCCAAACATGCGCTGTCGACTCTGCTGGCTAGTTTCTTTCACTTAAAGCTACTGCACGCAGGCCCTCAACTCCTGCTAGCCACACTGCGCCAGAAGTATTGGATTCTCGGCGGCAGAAACTTAACAAAATCCGTCTTTCACCATTGCCACACTTGCTTTCGTAGCAAGCCCACACTAGTCCAGCAGAGCACAGCGGATCTACCGGCATCCCGAGTCTCACCAACTCGACCCTTCTCCGTCTGCGGCGTCGACTATTGTGGACCGTTCTTCATCAAGCCAACCGTCCGCAATCGTGCACCAACGAAAGCCTACGTAGCGGTCTTCGTCTGTTTTGCGACAAGGGCCGTACACATCGAGCTTGTGAGCGACCTTACCACGGCTGCCTTTCTGGCAGCGCTTCGTCGAGTCGTCGCCCGCAGAGGAAGAATCGCCGAGCTGCACTCGGACAATGCGACTACGTTCAAAGGTGCGTCTCACGCACTCAACCGCATCTACCAGATGCTGAAGGTGGACAATGCCGACCGAGACAGGATCTTCAACTGGTGCTCCGAGAATGAGATTCGGTGGAAATTCATTCCGCCGAGAGCGCCACACTTCGGAGGCCTGTGGGAGGCCGCCGTCAAGTCAGCGAAGAAGCACCTGCTCAAGACTGTCGGCAACAGCAGCATCGCCTACGAACCGATGGTAACTCTCCTGGCCCAGGTCGAGATGTGCCTGAACTCTCGTCCGCTGACGCCGATGCCGAGTGAGCCGTCCGATCTGGAGGTCCTAACACCAGGACACTTTTTCGTCGGGTCCAATCTACAAGCGGTACCCGAAGTTGATTTTCGTGGAATTCCTGACAACCGTCTGGAGTCGTACGAGCTAGTCCAGAAGCACTTACAGAACATTTGGGCTCGCTGGTAcccggaatatctccagcagctgCAGTCCCGAGCTACCAAAGGCTGCAATCCTCCGGTCGTCGTCGAAGTCGACCGAATCGTCGTTATCAAGGAGGACAACGTCCCTCCTGCCAGCTGGCCGCTCGGAAGGATTATCAAGCTACATCCGGGCAAGGATGGTGTCGTCCGAGTAGTGACACTGCGGACTGCACCGGGAAAGGACATCGTTCGAGCGGTTGCGAAGATCGCTCTACTGCCGTCACCAGATCCAAGCCTATAA